In the Euphorbia lathyris chromosome 5, ddEupLath1.1, whole genome shotgun sequence genome, one interval contains:
- the LOC136229480 gene encoding auxin-induced in root cultures protein 12-like: MMTTSNSTRLLPLYMYSQISQLHHFKTMDSSVISPTLLLSFLISASLLISLSDSLVCTSQKFKANKVFSNCTDLPYLKSFLHFTYNSTNSSLSIGFISPPAKPEGWVAWAINPTGTGMIGSQALIAFQSNGSLIVNTYNVSMFPQQSKLSFDVWDLSTESDGKNFAIFATVKVPEGATTVNQVWQVGPSVSKGVPDKHEMGEANKKSVGVLKLIAGGGAAAPAPAPTAVPAPAHGPSSDKKSGVCRIGKSNLLSVLGLLVSLFWFI; the protein is encoded by the coding sequence ATGATGACGACTTCTAATTCCACACGCCTTCTCCCTTTATATATGTATTCACAGATTTCTCAATTGCACCACTTCAAAACAATGGATTCCTCTGTAATCTCACCGACTCTGCTTTTATCTTTTCTAATTTCTGCATCTCTGTTGATTTCTCTTTCCGATTCTCTGGTCTGCACTTCACAGAAATTCAAAGCTAATAAAGTTTTCTCAAATTGCACTGATCTTCCTTACCTCAAGTCCTTCCTCCATTTCACCTACAATTCCACCAATTCCTCCCTCTCCATCGGATTTATCTCGCCGCCGGCGAAACCAGAGGGCTGGGTGGCTTGGGCGATCAATCCTACAGGCACTGGCATGATTGGATCTCAAGCATTGATCGCATTTCAATCAAACGGTTCGCTGATTGTCAATACGTACAATGTTAGCATGTTTCCACAGCAATCCAAACTCTCGTTCGATGTTTGGGATCTGAGTACGGAGAGCGACGGCAAAAATTTTGCGATATTTGCGACGGTGAAGGTGCCGGAGGGGGCGACGACGGTGAATCAGGTCTGGCAGGTGGGGCCATCTGTGAGTAAAGGTGTGCCGGACAAGCATGAAATGGGGGAGGCGAATAAAAAATCTGTAGGAGTGTTGAAGTTAATTGCCGGTGGCGGTGCTGCTGCTCCTGCTCCTGCTCCCACGGCGGTACCGGCGCCGGCCCACGGGCCATCCAGTGATAAGAAGTCCGGGGTTTGTAGAATCGGGAAATCGAATTTGCTATCTGTGCTAGGGTTATTGGTTAGTTTGTTTTGGTTCATATAG